The window CCTACGCTGCACCGACGATCCGTGACGGTCGGCTCTTTCATTTTGCTCGCATGGGTGATGTGGCGCGGCTAAGCTGCCACAACGCAGAAACCGGAGATCTGCTCTGGAAGAGCGAATACACGTCCGACTATTCCGACCTACTCGGCTACAACAATGGCCCGCGCGCTACACCCTTGGTCGATGGATCCCACGTTTTCACCTTCGGCGCCGAAGGTATTTTGCAATGCGTGCGCGTAGCCGATGGCCAGATGCTCTGGCGCATCGACACGACGAAGCAATTTCATGTCGTGAAGAATTTCTTCGGCGTCGCCAGCACGCCGCTCGTTTGGAACGATTTGCTGCTGGTCAACGTCGGCGGCAGCCCGCCTAGCGGCCCAGAGAACGTCTATGCGGCAAGCGGACGAGTGAAAACGAACCATTGCGCCATCGCGGCATTCGACATAGCCACCGGCAAGTTGCGCTGGACCACAGGGGACGATCTGGCGAGCTACGCCAGCCCAGTGCTCGCTAGGGTCAACGACCGCGATATCGTATTCATATTCGCGCGAGCCGGCCTGCTGGCGATCGACCCCAACCAAGGAAAGGCGCTCGCCCAATTTCCGTGGCGGGCGAAACGACTGGAAAGCGTCAATGCCTCCAGTCCTGTGGTGGTTGGAAACGAAGTGTTCGTTTCGGAAACCTACGAACTT of the Pirellulales bacterium genome contains:
- a CDS encoding PQQ-like beta-propeller repeat protein, which produces MCNFQITIGFVLLASWPADCGRAGPPVAPRSIVHRKFGSDWPDFLGPLRNGKSTERGLPTHWPKDGPPILWQQPIGATYAAPTIRDGRLFHFARMGDVARLSCHNAETGDLLWKSEYTSDYSDLLGYNNGPRATPLVDGSHVFTFGAEGILQCVRVADGQMLWRIDTTKQFHVVKNFFGVASTPLVWNDLLLVNVGGSPPSGPENVYAASGRVKTNHCAIAAFDIATGKLRWTTGDDLASYASPVLARVNDRDIVFIFARAGLLAIDPNQGKALAQFPWRAKRLESVNASSPVVVGNEVFVSETYELGSALVRFTGQTFEEVWTDRARPRQRTLALHWNTPIVHCGYIYGSSGYHAPEAELRCVEWNTGKVMWSKPDLGRCSLLLVEDSLVCLSEDGTLRLIRATPKQYDELAQWELVGEGGAPLIKYPAWTVPALARGLLYVQGSDQLVCLELLNDP